The following nucleotide sequence is from Drosophila kikkawai strain 14028-0561.14 chromosome 2L, DkikHiC1v2, whole genome shotgun sequence.
GGAAAAAACTTGCCAGCGTGATAAGGAACCCTTGGCTCATGCTGCTCTCGATATCGCATCGGAGTCTCCCCCTTCTTTATTAAGTCAACAATTTGATatgcattttttgtttttgtaaatactTGCATTACATTACCCCCTATCTCGGTGTGGGCTTTGGAATTTTCAAAGTTACGCTAAGCTTTCGGCGCTGCAACTTTTGACAGCGTTTGATTGAATGTTTGGCAACGACATCGGGGATTAACGGAGAGGCCTGCCGGGCGGTTATCTGGGACCGAGGTCCGCTGGGGCCACCGCGACAGTCTGTAATGGACAGAGTTGGCCCTAATTGGAGTTGGAACTTGCCCGGAAGGTGGGGGCCATGTGGATGGAAGGTGTGGATGGAAACCGTATCGAGTGTGGAGTATTTTTACTTGAGCAGCATCACCAGGcgagtcaatctagccatCCCCGTTATTGCGTCCACAAAGGAACATATCCAGAgcttttttttacattaataaattaaatcttgAATACAATTAAGAcactttattaattaaataattaataattatttaattttaatttttttttgtcatttatAGTAgtaatttattcattattttactaaattaactcttttttccaaattaaactaaaagatagccaatatattaaattctttaaatattacattagTAACGCTGCCCAAGAAGTTCCCACCCACCGAAATTACCTTGTGTAAATGCTTATCAACAGGCAGCCGCCgttctcgctctcttttgctCGCTCTTTCCGTCCACACTCTTATGACCCGCTCTCTTTGCCTGCACAAGCAACAGTGCGTGTTCCAGTTTCCACACCGTTCCGTCTTATACGCCTCATGAAGAGAGACCAAAGAGAGCCTTGGCCCCCCTGGTGGAGTTATTACAAAGTAACGTTCAgcttgttttgtttgtgtggGCGGTGGGTGGTGGGCGGGGGTGGAGATTCCAGACTGCaatcaataattttaaatatttaatgctaCTGCAGGTGAGAGTGGCTCACTGGAGTCTTTTCTCTACACTCTGGCGGCATTTTTTCCCACTGGCTCTCTATGTTTAGTTTAATGTCTTAAGGTTTAATTTGGAGTTAACACAATTAATTGTGTGTATGGAGTTGGAGTCGCATTAAGAAACAGGGATTTCGGACTCACCTGGGCCAGCAACAACCTGCACGCTCTCCCAATCCGAATGCGTTCCACAAGTGCTCTTCGCTTCTGGCTGCCGCTCTTTGACCTTCGTTGAGTTGCGCGCTAACGGTAAAGGAGGCGCACTCTTTGCCCTGCCGGCGCTGCTCTCCGCTCTCTTCGCGGCGGCAGGAAACGTCGCGCAAGGAAATCGCAAATGTTCCACGTCCACTTTCGTGTGTGTCCTACGGGgctggtgtgcgtgtgtgtgggtgtggatGACATTGTGGCGCTCGTTGGGGCAGCTCCAATTGTCGGTTCAGTAGTCGTTGCGAAACTTTTGCTGGAGTAACGTGTCGCGCAATTGGCCCCATCGCTCATCTGTTATCGGTTATCGGTTATCGGTTATCGGACATCGGACATCGATTATCTGTTATCGAGCATCGACTATCTTTTATCAATTATCGTTTGGCTAGTGTGTGGCAAGGGAAACAGGGGCCACCGAGAACATCAGTCGGATAACGGCAAGAATCTCCGGGAGATTCTCACTAAAAGTTCAGGTGAGTCCAGGACCCCTTCCCACCCCCTACGTTGGAGTTTTCCCACCCGCATTAACCGCCGGCAACCCAGAAAGTTGGCCGTTAACTCGGTTAGATTAAGTTAAACGTTGCCCAATGTCAATTTCATTatgtgaaaataaaagttgcgtgcgttttttttttgtttatatgtttttatatattgtatatttgtttgataaattcatttaaaaagtttttaaaccAATTGGGAACCAATTTAAACCGATTTCAGTGAATTAAATGAGATATCATTgctgtaaaataatttaagtggAAGTCAGGTACacctaaaacaaaaaatattgaatacatatgtatctgaATTATAAATCATTcagtgtattttattttataaagacTTGTTTTCAATCATTTTTCTGATTAATTCAGACTACTATTTATTATAGTTCACACTGATACAACAATACAAATTTGAATAATagttatttcattttttgaattaaattgaattgaaatccCACAGTCTCAGACAAATTTTTATGAGAACGGAATAGAAATaggataaataaaatgaaaaatacttGATATATGTAGGTGAAtaagtacatatatttttatactcatatgcaaaaaacaaacccttttaatatattttgctttgtatacaaaaattgAAAGACCCCAGGCGGGGTTGACGAATGGTTTGTACGGGTTATATTGAGGTATTTCGATTTGTACCAAGCTTTAATGATACCTATAAAAAGCCAATAAACACCAAAGTTACATATTCAAGTCTTTGAAAAAGTCAACGGTATGGCCCGAGAGTTTCTATGACAAATAAAAGGTGGCTACTGGTCTGTACACATAAAACTCGAACAGAAACAAGTGAAACTGGAAGTTTAAGCCAGAATTTTGTAGCTAAAAACCGAGTTTACTTATAAGACTGATTTCTTGATCAACTCGTTTGGtgatgttaaaaataaatttaaaatcttgtTAATCAGAAACAATGCAAGTACTTTTTGGGACCACATCCATTGGgattgaatttatattaacatacatattttatcTGTCATGAATAAATCTTAAGATTGACTTTAGTCCGCAGGGTATTAATAAAGCTATTAATTTGTAAAGCCCATCATTATTGTGTGTCTCTCAACCCGAACAAACTGATTAGCCTCAGCTATTCACAGTCCAACTGTTTACTTTGCCGAGGCCTTGGCTATATGCTAACTAAGGCCCTTAAGTGGCTGCCACTGCCAGCCATCGGATGATAAAGGCCCCGACTGTGGGCCAAGCAAATAACTATAGGGCTGAACGCCCGATTGAACCGATCACTACACATGGGCGTTCAAAGAGATAGCCTCCAATAAGCCGGAAAGTGAACGTGGGAAAGCCAGGTCGCAGTTCCGTTTTTATCGGCGGCCCACTACTAGCCACTCCCAGCACACTCGAGTgcatttgcttttaattaaaggaGAGAGTGTGCGAGTAGAAGGCCAAAAGTGACTTTTGAAATGGTCAAGCAGATAAAACTGCAATAACTATAAAGCCGGCTGGGGGGGGTGAAATAAGTGTGCCAGTGGAAATGGAGGGTGGCGGCGGGCGAACCCAAACACGCACAAATTTGTTAAGCGGGTCACGTACTCCGGGAAAGCCCGCCCACCCCGCCGGGTGTTGTCATCAAcacgaaaataaaaatcgaaaattaaaCTTGAAACGCGCAAAATGGCTACAAATGCTGCCGGGCAGCCCACCTTCTCTCCCGTCCCAGCGAAAATCGATTTCAATAAACTTTAATTCGTTTTCTTTCTGAAGTCATCAATTGGAAGCCTTGAAAGTGACGCAACAAATTAAACgccaataatttaaaacaattgcCACTCAAAAATATcgaataaatacaaaaaggcaAACCTCAAGTGGGAGCGAGACAGGGTTTTGTTTATGGCttttaaatctaattaaattCCCATAAAACGCGTGAGCGCAGCTAAGCCAgaatgaaataaaagtaaataaataaaaaattatttttaactttaaacgGTCAGAACGAGAACAAAACGCGGTTAACGGTGGGATAAGACAGCGAGGGGCAAGGCGAAGTGGCAAACAAATTGGACCGACACCGCAGCCGAGGCAAACAGGCGCAGAACTGCGAACAGCCGGCGACAAAGGGTTAATGAATGCGTGTGACTGAGCGGTGGCGGAGatggaggcggaggcggagtcGGGGTCACGCAAATTGCCCTAATGAcctgcattttgcatttgaacagcgatttataaattatttaaaggcaATTCACGTGGGTAGAGCGGTGTGAGAACTTTGCAACTGACATATGTCGCATGCAAAGCGCTAACAAAGCCCCCCAAACCTGTTCAATTTATGGTTCACCGACCACTCATCACTCAAAGCCTTATTCTCCATTCAAAAGCAGAGTGAGGGTCATCCGACCCTAATCGCTCGGCTACTTGGGGTTACCTTTTTGGCCAGCTTTTACTACCAATCTCTGAGCCTTTGTAAAAGTCTTGCTGGGTCctagcaacaaaaaattatgaagcccaatggttttctttatttgtaAGGTTCCTAAATGATTACTTGAATCAATTCTTTCAGAGTTTTTCCTGGTCCTCAGACTACTTTCCCTTTAGAGGTATTTATAAATAGTATTAGGACGAGCTAAAAGTATTCTCCAGAATTTTTAAAGCTACTTAGAAATACTTCTAGAAACTTTGACGAAGTATCCTAAGAGTTAAAACGTTTCGGGTTTAGCTGAATTTTTGCACAGATCACAGATTacttatcattattatttgccTTTGTTATTGTGGTTCgatattatatatttgaaaCAAGTTCTGGAGCGATTCACTAAAGATCACCTGTGACGGCAGGTGGTGTCAATTGAGTCGGCACTGCTTTGCTTGAGAGAATTATTCACCGATTCCCGAGTCATTCAACCATAACGGCCCAATCACAGCAACCACACTCACACAAAGCTCTGATAAGAGCTGTGCGTCGGTGGGTCTCCatttcagattcagattcagaacCAAAATTCTGATTCGTGAAAAGCTTCGGCGGAGGAGAGCAAGCTCATTGCATGTGTTCTGGCATATATAACAAGTAAATTGCGCTAAATTTACTCAGTCTCATTTCGCGTGCGGGCACTGGGAAAGATGTCAGCGATCGCCATACGCGCCTTGACGCCGGACGACTTCGAGGAGGTCGAGGCCTTCCTTGCCGTGCACTTCTTCAAGCAGGAGCCGCTGATGCTGATCCCGCAGGCCGATCCCAACCAGAGCAAAGTAACACCGGCAGAATCGGAGCTGCACCGCTCCCTCTTGTCGCAGGGCCTGTCGCTGGCGGCCATCGATCGGAGCAGCGGTGACCGCATTGTGGGCGTGGTCTTGGCCGGTGAGATGGTGCCCGAGGACCTGGAGCGAGAGTTCCAGGAGGTCGAGCAGAAGGAGGTCAAGTGCCTGCTGGACAAGATCCACAAATTCCTGGCTGGCATCGAGAGACGGGCCAATATTTTCAAGCATTACGGCGTCGAGCGGGCCCTGTACCTCTACATGCTCGGCGTGGACACCTCTGTACGTCGCCAGGGAGTCGGATCCCGGCTGGTGGCCGCCACTATCGAGTTGGGCCGCGAGCGGGGCTACCCTGTGATGGCCTCCACCTGCACCAACCTTCACTCCACGCGCCTCATGACCGCCCTGCATATGGAGTGTGTGCTCTCGCAGAATTACGCAGACTACAAGGACGAGCGAGGCGAAGTCATCCTGCGGCCAGGAGAACCGCATACCAAGGCCAGTGTCGTGGGCATTCGACTGTAAAGACAGCAGGGCAACGCACCAAAGAAACCACATAGCTAAGTAGGCAATGGAATGGAGGGTTGATAGAGGGTTTTAATTTAAGAGAGCAAAGTTAATTCCTAGCACAAAGAATAAACTTGTTAGTggtaatattttctttagtaAAGGTGCTATGCATTATCAGTAATAGacaatttttttagaatttaatacTACAAGACTTCTTCTTATCTGGGGCAATGATTGATATACCGCAGCTTTTGACTAGGGCAACACCAACTACACTTGTTGAGAGCTTTGCTTATCTCTTAATATTgtgttttttaaaagaattgcttggcaaaatgttaaaaatttaaataggaGCAGAATTTACTAATGAAGGcttcagaaaaaatataatgataataatgaaaatatatcaagaaaattataaataaatttgtattcttAAAGTTTGTATATAACCAAGCAAGCATCCTAATACCATTTATATTCaatgttaatttttcattttagcTACATAATTATCAGTGCATATCGCACGTTTTCTCTAAATTCATTAACTTTAACCTGCCAACTTTAACGCTTCAAGTACTAACTGAGAACTTTTCCGAGTCGAAGCCACCCCCATTAACTTGGCCTTGATGCGGAGCCTCTGTATTTCATCTTTCTTTATGGGGCAATCGCAACGCTGTCGGCATCGTGCTTGTTTTGTCTTTGTTGTTCTGCTTTTCGTACTAAAactaattgttattttattgtGTTTGTAATCCAATCCACGCCAACCGCATGCGATACAAGCGAAAAAGTATCCGCAAGATACACACATGCGTGGGAGCACCccccgtcgtcgtcgtcgttgccgTTCCCTTGACTTTGCCTTGCTTTTGGAAAAGCCCTGATTACGTAACAGATGTGTTTTAGTTAATGTTAGCGGAAGAAAGCTTTCTTTTTGCTCACTATCGAGGAACAACAGCAAAGAGCTTTCCTAAAGTGATCGAGCAAGAGAGAAATAAAACTGAAAGCTAAATGATATTCAGAATAATGATTATGCTCTTTGATAATATCACTGATATGGTAAAATATTTCTAGTGGGCTAGGAAAGATATAAATCTATCTTAGGGACTTACATTAAAGATTGTAAAATTATGAAGGTTGATAGAAAAATTTGAagtacagaaaaatatatttcttattttacaTATCAAAAGTTCCTCCTTTTCCCCAACTTTTGTCCGATAAATAACAAACAGGAATGTCAAAAATGAGCTGCTCcccaaaaagcaaacaatactattatgtacatatatacagacCGGTTGAAGAAGATCAAAAATATTGGAAAGGGCCCTGGGGATGGACTCTGTCTGACTGGCTGCAAATCGTCCGAAACCGTCCAGAAACCAACATAATTTACATGTCTGCAGGATAGGTTCAACTGAGAGCCAGGAAGGCACAGGACATTTGGCAGAGTGGTCGAGGGGGCTGTCTGGAGCTTATGTTCGGCATGTTATGCCAGACCAGAAACAGTTGTTGCTTTCCCTCTGGCCGAGAC
It contains:
- the AANATL2 gene encoding arylalkylamine N-acetyltransferase-like 2, whose protein sequence is MSAIAIRALTPDDFEEVEAFLAVHFFKQEPLMLIPQADPNQSKVTPAESELHRSLLSQGLSLAAIDRSSGDRIVGVVLAGEMVPEDLEREFQEVEQKEVKCLLDKIHKFLAGIERRANIFKHYGVERALYLYMLGVDTSVRRQGVGSRLVAATIELGRERGYPVMASTCTNLHSTRLMTALHMECVLSQNYADYKDERGEVILRPGEPHTKASVVGIRL